In Streptomyces capitiformicae, one genomic interval encodes:
- a CDS encoding PaaI family thioesterase, translating to MTLTPAEADKILATNFAPWVLDLGLTAVELDERRAVLRLPWCDRLAREGGALSGQALMAAADTATVIAVSAARGSFVPMTTVQQSTSFQRAVTGEDVLVEAVLTKLGRRMAFADIAMTTGSSGELAARASTVYALLG from the coding sequence ATGACTCTCACACCCGCCGAAGCCGACAAGATCCTCGCCACCAACTTCGCCCCTTGGGTACTCGACCTCGGCCTCACCGCCGTGGAGTTGGACGAGCGACGCGCGGTCCTGCGCCTGCCGTGGTGCGACCGGCTCGCACGCGAGGGCGGCGCCCTGTCGGGGCAGGCGTTGATGGCCGCGGCGGACACGGCGACGGTGATCGCGGTGTCGGCGGCGCGCGGTTCCTTCGTACCGATGACCACGGTTCAGCAGTCGACCAGCTTCCAGCGAGCGGTCACGGGTGAGGACGTACTCGTCGAGGCGGTCCTCACCAAGCTCGGGCGCCGGATGGCTTTCGCCGACATCGCGATGACGACCGGGAGTTCGGGGGAGCTCGCGGCCCGGGCGAGCACGGTTTACGCGCTTCTGGGGTGA
- a CDS encoding type A2 lantipeptide, with the protein MNSTPQVETAELSDAALDAVSGGLQVNALGTVTGLVDGVAPVSGLVNTAVTTVEGATGLSTAPVTSLVAGL; encoded by the coding sequence ATGAACTCCACCCCCCAGGTTGAGACCGCCGAGCTGTCGGACGCCGCCCTCGACGCCGTCTCCGGCGGCCTGCAGGTCAACGCTCTCGGCACCGTCACCGGCCTGGTGGACGGCGTCGCCCCGGTCTCCGGCCTGGTCAACACGGCCGTCACCACGGTCGAGGGTGCCACCGGCCTGAGCACCGCCCCGGTCACGAGCCTGGTCGCCGGTCTCTGA
- a CDS encoding HlyD family efflux transporter periplasmic adaptor subunit encodes MQFRQQALAKLQSPEELDLPVRFARPQGWLVLSITVVAMAAASVWAVTGSVTSTVSAPAILTHGQGSYILQSPVAGQVTAVLAKQGERLPAKAPVLKVATAEGETVVRSVAAGRVSALAATIGQIIQTGADVAAIEKVADADDPLYATVYVPAENAASIPKNAEVDLTVQSAPTQSYGVLRGHVKKVDRTAQTPQSIGAFLGDSQLGEQFTRKGRPVAVTVRLDRKASTESGYKWSSQDGPPFELSSMTMATGSIRMADERPIDWLLP; translated from the coding sequence GTGCAGTTCCGCCAACAGGCCCTCGCCAAGCTCCAGTCACCGGAGGAGCTCGACCTTCCGGTGCGCTTCGCCCGCCCCCAGGGCTGGCTGGTGCTGTCCATCACGGTGGTCGCCATGGCCGCCGCGTCCGTGTGGGCCGTCACCGGTTCGGTGACCTCCACGGTCAGCGCGCCCGCCATCCTCACCCACGGGCAGGGCAGTTACATCCTGCAGAGCCCCGTCGCCGGCCAGGTCACCGCCGTACTCGCGAAGCAGGGCGAGCGGCTGCCCGCCAAGGCACCGGTCCTGAAGGTCGCCACCGCCGAGGGCGAGACGGTCGTACGTTCCGTCGCCGCGGGCCGGGTCTCCGCGCTCGCCGCCACGATCGGCCAGATCATCCAGACCGGCGCCGATGTCGCCGCGATCGAGAAGGTCGCCGACGCCGACGACCCGCTGTACGCCACGGTGTACGTCCCGGCCGAGAACGCCGCCTCCATCCCGAAGAACGCCGAAGTCGACCTCACCGTCCAGTCGGCGCCCACCCAGAGCTACGGTGTGCTGCGCGGTCATGTGAAGAAGGTGGACCGCACCGCCCAGACACCGCAGTCGATCGGCGCGTTCCTCGGTGACAGCCAGCTCGGCGAGCAGTTCACCAGGAAGGGCCGGCCGGTGGCCGTCACCGTACGCCTGGACCGCAAGGCGTCGACCGAGTCCGGCTACAAGTGGTCCTCGCAGGACGGGCCGCCCTTCGAGCTGTCCTCCATGACCATGGCCACGGGTTCGATCCGCATGGCCGACGAGCGTCCGATCGATTGGCTGCTCCCGTGA
- a CDS encoding NHLP family bacteriocin export ABC transporter peptidase/permease/ATPase subunit: MTPPQDTAPPSGHGRRKAAAKKRPVPRSRQRTVRTPTVLQMEAVECGAASLAMVLGHYGRHIPLEELRIACGVSRDGSRASNLLKAARGYGLTAKGMQMDVAALAEVKGPAILFWEFNHYVVYDGMGRRFGRRGVHINDPGKGRRFVPMEDFDASFTGVVLVMEPGADFERGGRKPGVLGAMPARMRGTSGTLPAAVLASLLLVAVGAAVPALSRTYIDMFLIGGQTSLLGVLFASMGACVLLTVLLTWLQQANLLRGRLISSTLSSARFLRHLLRLPVTFFSQRSPADLVQRLQSNDVVAETLARDLAAAGVDAVVVVLYAVLLYTYDPQLTFVGIAVALLNVVAMRVVIRLRATRTAKLRADSARLTNTAYTGLQLIETMKATGGEEGYFRKWAGQHATTLEEQQRLGVPSAWLGVVAPTLATLNSALILWIGGMRAVEGHISVGLLVAFQSLVTRFTAPITRLNGVAGRIQDFAADVARLKDVENFQADPLYTRPDAGESTRRLHGHVELENITFGYSPLDKPLLTGFDLTVGPGQQVALVGGSGSGKSTVSRLISGLYTPWEGVIRIDGRRLEDIPRGALATSVSFVDQEVFLFEGTVRDNVALWDPSIPDEAVVEALRDAALYDVVTRRPGGINSRVEQDGRNFSGGQRQRLEIARALVRRPSILVLDEVTSALDAETELVVMDNLRKRGCACVVIAHRLSTVRDSDEIVVLQHGTIVERGRHEELVARGGAYAQLVRER; encoded by the coding sequence GTGACCCCACCGCAGGACACCGCGCCGCCGTCGGGGCACGGCAGGCGCAAGGCGGCGGCGAAGAAGCGCCCGGTGCCCAGGAGCAGGCAGCGGACCGTCCGTACGCCCACCGTCCTCCAGATGGAGGCCGTGGAGTGCGGTGCCGCCTCCCTCGCCATGGTTCTCGGCCACTACGGGCGGCACATCCCGCTGGAGGAGCTGCGCATCGCCTGCGGTGTCTCCCGGGACGGCTCGCGCGCGAGCAACCTCCTGAAGGCGGCCCGCGGTTACGGCCTGACCGCCAAGGGCATGCAGATGGACGTGGCCGCCCTCGCGGAGGTGAAGGGTCCGGCCATCCTGTTCTGGGAGTTCAACCACTACGTCGTCTACGACGGGATGGGGCGCCGCTTCGGCCGGCGCGGCGTGCACATCAACGACCCCGGCAAGGGCCGCCGGTTCGTGCCGATGGAGGACTTCGACGCGAGCTTCACCGGTGTCGTCCTCGTCATGGAGCCCGGCGCCGACTTCGAGAGGGGCGGCCGCAAGCCCGGCGTCCTCGGCGCCATGCCGGCCCGGATGCGCGGCACCTCCGGCACCCTGCCCGCCGCCGTCCTCGCGAGCCTGCTCCTTGTGGCGGTCGGCGCGGCGGTACCCGCGCTGAGCCGCACGTACATCGACATGTTCCTGATCGGCGGCCAGACCTCGCTGCTGGGCGTGCTGTTCGCGTCGATGGGCGCGTGCGTGCTGCTGACGGTCCTGCTGACCTGGCTGCAACAGGCCAACCTGCTGCGCGGCCGTCTGATCTCCTCCACCCTCTCCAGCGCCCGCTTCCTCAGGCATCTCCTCCGCCTGCCCGTCACCTTCTTCTCCCAGCGCAGCCCCGCCGACCTCGTCCAGCGGCTCCAGTCCAACGACGTGGTCGCCGAGACCCTGGCCCGCGACCTCGCGGCGGCCGGTGTGGACGCGGTCGTCGTCGTCCTCTACGCCGTACTCCTCTATACGTACGATCCGCAGCTCACCTTCGTCGGCATCGCGGTGGCGCTGCTGAACGTGGTGGCGATGCGGGTGGTGATCCGGCTGCGCGCGACCCGTACGGCGAAACTGCGCGCCGACAGCGCACGGCTCACCAACACGGCGTACACCGGCCTGCAGTTGATCGAGACGATGAAGGCGACCGGCGGCGAGGAGGGCTACTTCCGCAAGTGGGCGGGCCAGCACGCCACCACGCTGGAGGAGCAGCAGCGCCTCGGCGTGCCGAGCGCGTGGCTGGGCGTGGTCGCGCCGACGCTCGCCACGCTCAACAGCGCGCTCATCCTCTGGATCGGAGGCATGCGCGCGGTCGAGGGCCACATATCCGTCGGCCTCCTGGTCGCCTTCCAGTCGCTGGTCACCCGCTTCACCGCGCCGATCACCCGCCTCAACGGCGTCGCGGGCCGCATCCAGGACTTCGCGGCGGACGTCGCCCGGCTGAAGGACGTCGAGAACTTCCAGGCGGACCCGCTGTACACCCGCCCGGACGCCGGCGAGTCCACCCGCCGACTGCACGGCCACGTCGAGCTGGAGAACATCACCTTCGGCTACAGCCCCCTCGACAAACCCCTGCTCACGGGCTTCGACCTCACCGTCGGCCCAGGTCAGCAGGTGGCTCTGGTCGGCGGCTCGGGCAGCGGCAAGTCGACGGTGTCGAGGCTGATCTCGGGCCTGTACACCCCCTGGGAGGGCGTGATCCGCATCGACGGCCGACGACTTGAGGACATCCCGCGCGGCGCGCTCGCCACCTCCGTCTCCTTCGTCGACCAGGAGGTCTTCCTCTTCGAGGGCACGGTCCGCGACAACGTGGCCCTGTGGGACCCGTCGATCCCGGACGAGGCCGTGGTCGAGGCGCTGCGGGACGCCGCCCTGTACGACGTCGTCACCCGTCGCCCGGGCGGTATCAACAGCAGGGTCGAGCAGGACGGCCGCAACTTCTCCGGCGGGCAGCGCCAACGTCTGGAGATCGCCCGGGCTTTGGTGCGCAGGCCCAGCATCCTCGTCCTGGACGAGGTGACGAGCGCGCTCGACGCCGAGACCGAGCTGGTCGTCATGGACAACCTGCGCAAGCGCGGCTGCGCCTGTGTGGTGATCGCCCACCGGCTCAGCACGGTCCGCGACAGCGACGAGATCGTCGTCCTGCAGCACGGCACGATCGTGGAACGCGGCCGGCACGAGGAGCTGGTGGCACGCGGCGGCGCGTACGCCCAACTGGTCAGGGAGCGGTGA
- a CDS encoding NHLP bacteriocin export ABC transporter permease/ATPase subunit has protein sequence MGTPLDCTGYTRLDLEGPQVLWLVVSGALDLFAVDAEQQGHWHHLGRLEAGSLLLGPVAGPQHTLVARPLRDCVVRRIGLRELYQPVNTETWSYDEWGNPQLVPPQTSPLEYALALGVGRGLSILFQAPMATEQAAALTDDDVFWMQVPPGSVQYGSLYGAEAAADLLMDPGVWQSMVDQQYRLLATLDRWIEQLERTHEDRTAAGIKAGEAVRAQADRTLLASIGKSSATRRTTAADADATYAACKVVAQAAGIALSEPAQSGTESDRLDPVERIALASRVRVRAVRLTGSWWRENVGPLVGHRALSGAPVALLWRRGGYVAVQPSSGRETPIEKANVAEFEPRAVMFYRPLPERVLSPLRLMRFSLHGTGGDMTGLLLSGLVTVALGSLVPIATGKVLGEYVPKAQENLIVQACLAVMLASVVSAAFLLLQNLTILRLEGRIEATLQPAVWDRLLRLPTKFFTTRSTGELASAAMGISAIRRTLAGVGPVVAQSVTIGAVNLALLLWYSVPMALAAIGMLVVVAAVFLGLGLWQVRWQRRLVVLSNKLNNQAFQTLRGLPKLRVAAAENYAYAAWAGEFARSRELQQKVGGIKNLNTVLGAVYLPLCTLLMFMLLAGPARGSMSAAEFLTFNTSVTMLLTSVTQLTGAFVSAVAVLPLFEEIKPVLEATPEVRTASTRPGVLTGGIEARRLSFRYADDGPLVLDDVSFDIRPGEFVAIVGPSGCGKSTLLRLLIGFDKPVSGSVLYDGQDLAALDQSAVRRQCGVVLQHAQPFTGSILDVICGTEPFTPEEAMAAAEMAGLAEDIKRMPMGLHTIVQGNGAISGGQRQRLMIAQALIRRPRILFFDEATSALDNETQRTVIESTRALNATRVVIAHRLSTVMDADRVVVMEDGKVAEVGAPGRLLANTGGRLHELVRRQMA, from the coding sequence ATGGGCACACCCCTCGACTGCACCGGCTACACCCGCCTCGACCTCGAAGGCCCGCAGGTGCTGTGGCTGGTGGTCTCCGGCGCCCTGGACCTGTTCGCGGTCGACGCCGAGCAGCAGGGCCACTGGCACCACCTCGGCCGCCTGGAAGCGGGCTCGCTGTTGCTCGGCCCGGTCGCCGGGCCGCAACACACCCTGGTCGCACGCCCGTTGCGGGACTGCGTGGTGCGCCGCATCGGGCTGCGCGAGCTGTACCAGCCGGTGAACACCGAGACCTGGTCGTACGACGAATGGGGCAACCCCCAGCTCGTACCCCCGCAGACGAGCCCGCTGGAGTACGCCCTCGCCCTGGGCGTCGGCCGTGGTCTGTCCATCCTCTTCCAGGCGCCGATGGCCACCGAGCAGGCGGCCGCGCTCACCGACGACGACGTGTTCTGGATGCAGGTGCCGCCCGGCAGCGTCCAGTACGGCTCGCTGTACGGCGCGGAGGCGGCGGCCGACCTGCTGATGGACCCCGGGGTCTGGCAGAGCATGGTCGACCAGCAGTACCGGCTGCTGGCCACGCTGGACCGCTGGATCGAGCAGCTGGAACGCACCCACGAGGACCGTACGGCGGCGGGTATCAAGGCCGGCGAGGCGGTCCGCGCCCAGGCCGACCGAACCCTGCTCGCGTCCATCGGCAAGTCGTCCGCGACCCGGCGTACGACGGCGGCCGACGCCGACGCCACGTACGCGGCCTGCAAGGTCGTCGCCCAGGCGGCCGGGATCGCTCTCTCCGAACCCGCGCAGAGCGGCACGGAGAGCGACCGGCTCGACCCGGTGGAACGCATCGCGCTCGCCTCCCGGGTCCGGGTCCGCGCCGTACGGCTCACCGGAAGCTGGTGGCGGGAGAACGTGGGCCCGCTGGTCGGGCACCGGGCCCTGTCCGGCGCGCCGGTGGCGCTGCTGTGGCGGCGCGGCGGATATGTGGCCGTGCAGCCGTCGTCCGGCCGGGAGACGCCGATCGAGAAGGCGAACGTGGCGGAGTTCGAGCCGCGTGCCGTGATGTTCTACCGCCCGCTGCCCGAGCGGGTGCTGAGCCCCCTGCGTCTGATGCGGTTCAGCCTCCACGGCACCGGCGGCGACATGACCGGCCTGCTGCTGAGCGGCCTGGTGACGGTCGCGCTCGGGTCGCTCGTACCGATCGCGACGGGCAAGGTGCTCGGCGAGTACGTGCCGAAGGCGCAGGAGAACCTCATCGTGCAGGCCTGCTTGGCGGTGATGCTCGCGAGCGTGGTGTCGGCGGCGTTCCTGCTGTTGCAGAACCTGACGATCCTGCGCCTGGAGGGCAGGATCGAGGCGACGCTCCAACCGGCGGTCTGGGACCGCCTGTTGAGACTTCCGACCAAGTTCTTCACGACCCGCTCGACCGGTGAACTCGCCAGTGCCGCCATGGGCATCAGCGCGATCCGTCGGACGCTCGCGGGGGTCGGCCCGGTGGTCGCCCAGTCGGTGACGATCGGTGCCGTGAACCTGGCTCTGCTGCTCTGGTACAGCGTGCCGATGGCGCTGGCCGCGATCGGGATGCTCGTGGTCGTCGCGGCGGTCTTCCTCGGCCTCGGCCTGTGGCAGGTGCGCTGGCAGCGCCGCCTGGTGGTGCTGAGCAACAAGCTGAACAACCAGGCCTTCCAGACCCTGCGCGGGCTGCCGAAGCTGCGGGTGGCGGCGGCCGAGAACTACGCGTACGCGGCCTGGGCGGGCGAGTTCGCGCGCAGCCGGGAGCTCCAGCAGAAGGTCGGCGGGATCAAGAACCTCAACACGGTGCTCGGCGCGGTGTATCTGCCGCTGTGCACCCTGCTGATGTTCATGCTCCTGGCGGGCCCGGCACGGGGTTCGATGTCGGCGGCGGAGTTCCTGACGTTCAACACGTCCGTGACGATGCTGCTGACGTCGGTCACCCAGCTCACGGGCGCGTTCGTCTCGGCGGTGGCGGTGCTGCCGTTGTTCGAGGAGATCAAGCCGGTGCTGGAGGCGACGCCCGAGGTGCGTACGGCGAGTACACGCCCAGGTGTACTGACGGGTGGGATCGAGGCCCGCCGGCTGTCCTTCCGGTACGCGGACGACGGCCCGCTCGTACTGGACGACGTGTCCTTCGACATCAGGCCGGGCGAGTTCGTGGCGATCGTCGGCCCGAGCGGCTGCGGCAAGTCGACACTGCTGAGGCTGCTGATCGGCTTCGACAAGCCGGTCTCGGGCAGCGTCCTGTACGACGGCCAGGACCTCGCCGCCCTGGACCAGTCCGCCGTACGCCGCCAGTGCGGTGTCGTACTCCAGCACGCCCAACCCTTCACCGGGTCGATCCTGGACGTCATCTGCGGCACCGAGCCGTTCACACCGGAGGAGGCGATGGCCGCCGCCGAGATGGCGGGGCTCGCCGAGGACATCAAGCGGATGCCGATGGGGCTGCACACCATCGTCCAGGGCAACGGCGCGATCTCCGGCGGCCAGCGGCAGCGCCTGATGATCGCCCAGGCCCTGATCCGCCGGCCCCGCATCCTCTTCTTCGACGAGGCCACGAGCGCGCTCGACAACGAGACCCAGCGGACGGTCATCGAGAGCACGCGTGCCCTCAACGCCACGCGCGTCGTCATCGCCCACCGGTTGTCCACGGTCATGGACGCCGACCGGGTGGTGGTGATGGAGGACGGCAAGGTCGCGGAGGTGGGGGCGCCGGGACGGTTGTTGGCGAACACGGGGGGTCGGCTTCACGAGCTGGTCCGCCGCCAGATGGCATGA
- a CDS encoding MDR family MFS transporter, with the protein MSEPPRPESARPSRRHTWERLNPLLRLLILTQLAFNLGFYAVLPFLAEHLGTAIGMAGWMVGFVLGLRTFSQQGLFVVGGALADRYGVRPVVLAGCVLRIAGFAWLGYAEADWSVIGSVLLIGFAAALFSPAVESEVARQAVVWEDAGGGSRTSVLALFTVAGQAGAFVGPLIGALLLAVDYRVVCLAGAGVFVLVLAGHFWLLPQHIPGRERVEVKGGLGGLLSNRRFLALCCTYGAYLLAYNQLYLLLPDEVERATGSQSALAWLFGLSSLLVVTAQLPVTRWAAERLDLRRSMTAGLLLIAAGFGVVAVIRPASWTGNVGLLPAAGFVVLLTLGQMLVAPAARAWVPDLAASGRLGLYTGAMSSVSGLIVLVGSAGTGSLMDTGLPAAVPWLVLAAIPVASIVLLPRR; encoded by the coding sequence ATGAGTGAGCCGCCCCGGCCGGAATCCGCCCGGCCGTCCCGGCGGCACACCTGGGAGCGGCTCAACCCTCTTCTGCGGTTGCTGATCCTTACCCAGCTCGCCTTCAACCTCGGCTTCTACGCGGTGCTGCCGTTCCTCGCCGAGCACCTCGGTACGGCGATCGGTATGGCCGGCTGGATGGTCGGCTTCGTGCTGGGTCTGCGGACCTTCAGCCAGCAAGGGCTGTTCGTGGTGGGCGGTGCGCTGGCCGACCGTTACGGCGTACGGCCCGTCGTCCTCGCGGGATGTGTGCTGCGCATCGCCGGGTTCGCGTGGCTGGGATACGCGGAGGCGGACTGGTCGGTCATCGGGTCCGTCCTGCTGATCGGATTCGCCGCCGCGCTGTTCTCGCCGGCCGTGGAGTCCGAGGTCGCCCGGCAGGCGGTGGTCTGGGAGGATGCGGGGGGCGGCTCCCGTACGAGCGTCCTCGCGCTGTTCACGGTGGCGGGGCAGGCCGGGGCGTTCGTCGGACCGCTCATCGGGGCGCTGCTGCTGGCCGTGGACTATCGCGTGGTGTGCCTCGCCGGGGCCGGGGTTTTCGTTCTGGTTCTCGCCGGGCACTTCTGGCTGCTGCCGCAGCACATCCCCGGCCGGGAACGGGTCGAGGTGAAGGGCGGGCTGGGAGGGCTGTTGAGCAACCGCCGGTTCCTGGCGCTGTGCTGCACGTACGGGGCGTATCTGCTGGCCTACAACCAGCTGTACCTCCTCCTTCCTGACGAGGTGGAGCGTGCCACGGGCTCTCAGTCGGCGCTGGCGTGGCTGTTCGGGTTGTCCTCGCTGCTCGTCGTGACCGCGCAGCTGCCGGTCACGCGGTGGGCCGCCGAGCGGCTCGACCTGCGGCGGTCCATGACGGCGGGGCTGCTGCTGATCGCCGCCGGGTTCGGGGTGGTGGCGGTGATACGGCCGGCCTCGTGGACGGGGAACGTTGGGCTGCTGCCCGCCGCCGGGTTCGTCGTGCTGCTGACGTTGGGGCAGATGCTCGTGGCGCCGGCGGCGCGGGCGTGGGTGCCGGACCTTGCCGCCTCGGGGCGGCTCGGGCTGTACACGGGGGCGATGTCATCCGTCTCCGGGTTGATCGTGCTGGTGGGCAGTGCGGGTACGGGGTCGCTGATGGACACCGGGTTGCCTGCGGCCGTGCCGTGGCTGGTGCTGGCCGCGATCCCGGTGGCGTCGATCGTGCTCCTGCCGCGCCGCTAG
- a CDS encoding ABC transporter permease subunit, with the protein MAAALVVAALTAAAVCSRTLWLGARRRLDERRGGGSAAAMVAALPEFLTASVLAVVVGVHLGWLPALGWYGPRWMVLPALALGLPAGALLGRMLDDLLPGAFAEPWALAAAARGISGRATARQAVRRCIPGLLPNVGLFVVGLTGGAVTVEQIFDIPGLGRTTLQAALAQDLPALQAGTLALVLLAALAGALTRLTARLLIGPALRDGALHSLHRPRPPVPRRTPLLYGTVLLAVVALGLTRDPLALDTGARLQPPSWDHPLGTDALGRDLLARIGHGAFTTLALAVAISATALLVGVLLGLLPRFSGPLVDTVNAVPAVLAGLLVAGVAGSGAATPALAVAAVAWVPLAAHTTALLEQERATTHITATKGLGAGDAYLLRRELLPALLPPVARHALLRLPGVALALTSLGFLGLGAQPPDPEWGLLLAENQPYAERAPWAVLAPAAALALLGALAVTAAGGVRRPRPFVRTAGQPKTAVALTDGETA; encoded by the coding sequence ATGGCGGCCGCGCTCGTCGTCGCCGCGCTGACGGCCGCGGCGGTGTGCTCGCGCACCCTGTGGCTGGGCGCGCGCCGCCGCCTCGACGAGCGCCGCGGCGGCGGCAGCGCGGCGGCGATGGTGGCCGCGCTGCCGGAGTTCCTCACCGCGTCCGTACTCGCCGTCGTGGTCGGCGTGCACCTAGGCTGGCTGCCCGCGCTCGGCTGGTACGGGCCGCGGTGGATGGTGCTGCCCGCCCTCGCGCTCGGCCTGCCCGCCGGAGCGCTGCTCGGCCGGATGCTCGACGACCTGCTGCCCGGCGCTTTCGCCGAACCCTGGGCACTGGCCGCCGCCGCACGCGGCATATCGGGGCGTGCCACAGCCCGCCAAGCCGTGCGCCGCTGCATACCCGGACTGCTCCCGAACGTCGGCCTGTTCGTGGTCGGCCTCACCGGCGGCGCGGTCACCGTCGAGCAGATCTTCGACATTCCCGGCCTCGGCCGCACCACCCTCCAGGCCGCCCTCGCCCAGGACCTCCCCGCCCTCCAGGCCGGCACCCTCGCCCTGGTCCTGCTGGCCGCCCTCGCCGGAGCCCTCACCCGCCTCACCGCCCGCCTCCTCATCGGCCCGGCCCTGCGCGACGGCGCCCTGCACTCCCTGCACCGCCCCAGGCCGCCGGTGCCACGCCGCACTCCTCTGCTCTACGGAACCGTCCTGCTGGCGGTCGTCGCGCTCGGCCTGACCCGCGATCCGCTCGCCCTGGACACCGGCGCCCGGCTCCAACCCCCTTCCTGGGACCACCCGTTGGGCACCGACGCCCTCGGCCGCGACCTCCTCGCCCGCATCGGCCACGGCGCGTTCACCACGCTCGCCCTCGCCGTCGCGATCAGCGCGACCGCCCTGCTCGTGGGCGTCCTGCTGGGGCTGCTGCCCCGCTTCTCCGGACCCCTCGTCGACACCGTCAACGCCGTACCGGCGGTCCTTGCGGGCCTGCTCGTCGCCGGAGTCGCCGGCAGCGGAGCGGCGACACCGGCGCTGGCCGTGGCCGCCGTCGCCTGGGTACCGCTGGCGGCGCACACCACGGCCCTGCTCGAACAGGAGCGGGCCACCACGCACATCACGGCCACCAAGGGCCTGGGCGCGGGCGACGCCTACCTGCTCCGCCGCGAACTCCTCCCCGCCCTACTGCCCCCCGTCGCCCGCCACGCCCTCCTCCGGCTGCCCGGCGTGGCCCTCGCCCTCACCTCCCTCGGCTTCCTCGGCCTCGGCGCCCAGCCGCCCGACCCCGAGTGGGGCCTGCTCCTCGCCGAGAACCAGCCGTACGCCGAACGCGCCCCCTGGGCCGTCCTCGCCCCCGCGGCCGCACTCGCCCTGCTGGGCGCCCTGGCGGTCACGGCGGCGGGCGGAGTGCGCCGGCCGCGCCCGTTCGTCCGGACCGCGGGGCAGCCGAAGACCGCCGTAGCCCTCACCGACGGAGAGACCGCATGA
- a CDS encoding ABC transporter substrate-binding protein translates to MRSPRRRRVVAGLLLAPALTGCFASGGDSPGGDSADGSRLRVALAFPPAENFSPYGADATLLSRLGVTEGLTKLDANGAAAPALAESWTRENDRNWLFTLREATFQDGTDVTPDAVAAALTHATEAEPVTAALSGITLTAKKSGDNQVRVTTEDPDPALPLRLSSPGLAILSEKAYGKDRPTPVGTATGPFEITKANGTTAATLDRFDDYWGGRAQASGIDARFTADGTARTNALRTDQIDIAEAVPVAQASTLDKGTRHETATTRTTSLLLNTKSGAFKDPKLRAAAREAVDTSVLAKDVYEGYADPGVGIFGPAVTWAAGARSAMRVPPAEGWGRAEPTGRAKAADVDGTSVTVATYDNRPELPEVAQVLQQQLQKAGFKVKLEVREYSRLESDVLAGKFDAFVGARNSLLDTGDPVSILASDFTCDGSYNLALLCDKKVDQAVAEAEKESDTDERRQAAMNAEAAVLGTDATVPLVHQRVITGVGTSVKGVILDPYERALVGTGTRR, encoded by the coding sequence ATGCGCTCTCCCCGCCGCCGTCGCGTCGTCGCCGGCCTGCTCCTTGCCCCCGCGCTGACCGGCTGCTTCGCCTCGGGCGGTGACAGCCCCGGCGGCGACTCGGCCGACGGCTCCCGGCTGCGCGTCGCCCTCGCCTTCCCGCCCGCCGAGAACTTCTCCCCGTACGGCGCCGACGCCACCCTCCTCAGCCGGCTCGGCGTCACCGAGGGACTCACCAAGCTCGACGCCAACGGCGCCGCGGCCCCGGCGCTCGCCGAGTCCTGGACCCGTGAAAACGACCGGAACTGGCTTTTCACCTTGCGTGAGGCCACCTTCCAGGACGGCACCGACGTCACCCCGGACGCGGTCGCCGCCGCCCTCACCCACGCCACCGAGGCCGAGCCCGTCACCGCCGCGCTCTCCGGCATCACGCTCACCGCGAAGAAGAGCGGCGACAACCAGGTGCGCGTCACCACCGAGGACCCGGACCCGGCCCTGCCGCTCCGCCTCTCCAGCCCCGGCCTCGCGATTCTGTCCGAGAAGGCCTACGGCAAGGACCGCCCCACTCCGGTCGGCACCGCCACCGGACCGTTCGAGATCACCAAGGCCAACGGCACCACCGCGGCCACCCTCGACCGCTTCGACGACTACTGGGGCGGCCGCGCCCAGGCCTCCGGCATCGACGCCCGGTTCACAGCCGACGGCACCGCCCGCACCAACGCCCTGCGCACCGACCAGATCGACATCGCCGAGGCCGTCCCCGTCGCCCAGGCGTCGACCCTCGACAAGGGCACCCGTCACGAGACGGCCACCACCCGCACCACCAGCCTCCTCCTCAACACCAAGAGCGGTGCCTTCAAGGACCCGAAGCTCCGGGCCGCCGCCCGTGAGGCCGTCGACACCTCCGTACTCGCCAAGGACGTGTACGAGGGGTACGCCGACCCCGGCGTCGGCATCTTCGGGCCCGCCGTGACCTGGGCCGCGGGCGCGCGAAGCGCGATGAGGGTCCCCCCGGCCGAAGGCTGGGGGAGGGCCGAGCCGACCGGGCGCGCGAAGGCCGCCGACGTCGACGGCACTTCGGTGACCGTCGCCACCTACGACAACCGGCCCGAGCTGCCCGAGGTCGCTCAGGTGCTGCAACAGCAGCTCCAGAAGGCGGGGTTCAAGGTGAAGCTGGAGGTGCGCGAGTACTCGCGGCTGGAGAGCGACGTCCTCGCCGGGAAGTTCGACGCCTTCGTCGGCGCTCGCAACTCCCTGCTCGATACCGGCGACCCCGTCTCCATCCTCGCCAGCGACTTCACCTGCGACGGCAGCTACAACCTCGCGCTGCTGTGCGACAAGAAGGTCGACCAGGCCGTGGCCGAGGCCGAGAAGGAGTCCGACACCGACGAGCGCCGGCAGGCGGCCATGAACGCCGAGGCGGCCGTCCTCGGCACGGACGCGACCGTCCCGCTCGTCCACCAGCGGGTCATCACCGGCGTCGGCACCTCCGTGAAGGGCGTGATCCTCGACCCGTACGAGCGCGCTCTGGTCGGAACGGGGACCCGGCGCTGA